TTCGAAGCCGCCGAGGCAGACGCCATGGCGTCGAGAGAGGATTCGGACGAGGTGCGGCCGAAGCACGAAGTGAAGAGAAACAGGACGACGCCAGACGCCGCCAATCCAGCCAGAACCAGGGCCAGGCGACGTGGCGATACGCCAGCCACCGAGGAATAGGTCGATATGCTGGCGTGGCCTTTTTGAAAGAACCGCCGACCGACCATCAGGATCCTGTGGCCTCACGAACGATCAACCAGCGGCCGCCGCTCTTGACCATGTCAAGAGTCTTGCGGCTGGTCACATTGAATGTGTCAGAGGCGTAGTCTTGCCGGAATTGAGCCGTGGCGCGGTCACCATTGATGGTTACCGTCATATCGCTGATACCCACTTCAATGCGTGAACGCGGCACGATGCGGGCTTTGCGCTCGGCTTCCCAGCTTTTGCGCGATTGACCGTCGTTGGGCGTGAAGTTGGGTGCGTAGGCGCCCAGATAGGAAGACATGTTGCGCGAAGACCATGCGCTGGCCCAGGCTGTCACAGCGGATTCCACATCGGCCGTGGCATCGCCGGCGGGTTGTGTGGCTGCAGCGGCGGGTGCCGGTGCCGGCGCCTTGGTTGCGGCCACGGGAGCCGGGGCAGGGGCGGGAGCCGCAGCTGGTGCAGCAGCCGTGGGGCGTGCGCCTTTGGCATCTGCGACAAACAGGTTGCGGATCAGGCTCAGTTTTGGGGCGACTGCGGTATTGGTTGCGTCGAGCTGCAAGGCTTTGCTATAGGCTTGGCTGGCCAGCTTGGCATACACATCACCCAGGTTCTCGTGGGCGGTGGCGTAGCTGGGGTTGGTTCGGATGGCCATCTCAAGGGCGGCGCGGGCTTTGTCAAACTGACTCTGGCCTGCATACAGCACAGCCAGGTTGTTGTAAGGCTCCGGCAGTTCGGGGAAGTCTTCCGTGAGCTTGGAGAAGGTGGCAATGGCGTCGCTGGGCTTGCCGCCTTCAGACTGGATGACGCCCTTGAGGAAGCGCATCTGAGGATCTCGAGGCTTGCCCGCCAGATAGGTATCAACTTTGGTCAGCGCGTCGGTCATTTGTCCTGCTCGCATGAGGCGGTTGACTTCTGCGTAGTCATCGCTCTGAGCCATGACCATGGAGGTGCCCATCGCTGCCGCGATTGCCACCGACAGAGCCAGCAGGCGCAGCGGGTTGCTGACCGCAGTTCTGGCGCCGCCACGGAGGTTTTCAGGCAGGGCGGAGAGGGATTGTGCTGGTTGGAACATGGGACCTCAATATGGCGAAAAGCGGATCGTCCGAGCAACTCGGATGCGGCATAAAACAGAAATATAGCGCGTAAAAGCGCGAACGAGCTCAGGCAGTGGCTGGCTATACTGATGGATTGTATCTGAGGGGGTAAGTCCAAGGACCGCCCTGATCGCCCATTGTTTCGCCTGAGCGTTGACCAAATTGTGCTTTTTGTGCAACAGCGTGGTTTTTGCGCCTTGTTCCCATCTTCATGACCCTTCGAATTTTCAACACGCTGTCTCGTCGAGCAGAGGTTTTTGAGTCCCTGGAGCCTGGCCACGTTCGCATGTATGTGTGCGGCATGACCATTTACGACCTCTGCCACATCGGCCATGCGCGCATGATGATGGCGTTTGACGTTGTTCAGCGCTGGCTCAAGCAGAGCGGTTACCGCGTGACCTATGTCCGCAATATCACCGATATCGACGACAAAATCATCCAGCGTGCGGTCGCCAGGGGGATTTCAATCAAGACGCTGACCGATGAAATGACCGCTGCGATGCATCAGGATATCGCTGCGTTGTTCATTGAACCGCCCAGCGTGGAACCGCGGGCGACCGAGTACGTTCCGCAGATGCTGTCCCTGATTGAGGTCTTGCAGCAAAAGGGTCTCGCCTATCAGGCTGGCGACGGGGACATGAATTTTTCGGTTCGCAAGTTTCCGGGTTACGGCAAGTTGTCGGGCAAGTCGCTGGACGATCTGCGTGCAGGCGAGCGCGTCGCAGTTGCCAGTGAAAAAGAAGATCCACTGGATTTTGTGCTGTGGAAGGCAGCCAAGCCCAGTGAACCTGCCGAGGCCCAGTGGGAGAGCCCTTTCGGCAAAGGGCGGCCAGGCTGGCATATTGAGTGTTCCGCCATGTGTGGCGCATTGCTGGGCGAAACCTTCGATATCCACGGCGGCGGCGCCGATTTGCAGTTTCCACACCATGAAAACGAAATCGCCCAGTCTGAAGGGGCAAATGGCAAGCCTTTGGCGCGCTTCTGGGTACACAACGGGTTTGTTCGTGTGGACAACGAAAAGATGTCCAAGAGCTTGGGGAATTTTTTCACGATCCGCGAGGTGCTGGAAAAATACGATGCCGAGACGGTGCGGTTTTTTATCGTTCGCACCCACTACCGCAGCCCTCTGAATTACAGCGACGCCCATTTGGATGACGCCCGCGGCGCGCTGAAGCGCCTTTACACCGCTCTTGCGAGCGTTCCCGCAGCGCCCATCGAAGCCATTGATTGGCAGCAGCCATTTGCCAGCCGGTTTCGGACGGCCATGGACGAAGACTTTGGGACGCCCGAAGCCGTGTCTGTGTTGTTTGATCTGGCCAGCGAGATCAACCGCAGTGGAGATGCACTGATGGCTGGTTTGTTGCGCGCTCTGGGTGGCACTTTGGGCCTGTTGCAGAGCGAGCCCACCAGCTATCTGCAGGGTGGCCAAGCCGCATCGGGACCTGATGAAACAGCGATTGCCGCTCAGATTGAGGCGCGGGCAACTGCCAAGCGTGCAAAGGACTTTGCCGAAGCTGACCGCATTCGGCAAAACCTGTTGGCGCAAGGGGTGGTGCTCAAGGATGGCCTGAGCGGCACGACCTGGGAGCGCAACTGATGGCGAGTCCTGCTGCTCTCCCGGCATTTGGCGCTGATGCGCCTTTGTACTGGGCCGATGCCTGTCGCCACCTGATGAAGCGCGACAGGGTAATGAAGAAGCTCATACCCAAACACAGTGGTGTGAGCTTGCAGTCGCGTGGGGATGCCTTTGTGACCTTGGCCCGAAGCATCGTGGGCCAACAGGTTTCTGTCAAATCGGCCCAGTTGGTTTGGGATCGTTTCGTCGTGTTGCCGAAAAAGATGGTGCCAGCGCAGGTGCTCAAACTCAAGGTAGACGACATGCGTGGTGCCGGCTTGTCGGCGCGCAAGGTGGAATACCTCGTGGATCTGGCACTGAACTTTGCCAACAACCAGGTCCACGTGGATGCCTGGGCCGAGATGGAAGACGAAGCCATCATTGCCGAATTGATTGCGATCCGGGGTATTGGCCGCTGGACCGCAGAAATGTTCCTGATCTTCCACCTGATGCGGCCCAACGTGTTGCCGTTGGACGATAACGGCCTGCAAAATGGCATCAGTCGCTGTTATTTCTCTGGGGAGCCTGTGAGCCGCAGTGAAATTCGTGAGATAGCGGCATCTTGGGCGCCATACAGCAGCGTGGCAACTTGGTATATTTGGCGCTCGCTGGATCCAGCCCCTGTGGCTTATTGAGCGGTGGCGCCAGAAGCGCTGCCAACTCACCGCATCGCGCGGCAATCACTCCCAGGGACAAAGTCGCTGCAGCCCAAGAGGGCGAAATCGTTGTGCAGCCAGTCCATGCAAGACCAAGAATTTGGAGTCGCCCCTTGGCCAAAAAGAATTTTCTAGATTTTGAGCAACCCATTGCCGAGCTCGAAGGCAAAATTGAAGAGTTGCGCTACGTTCAAACCGAATCTGCGGTGGATATTTCGGCAGAAATTGAGCAGTTGTCGGGCAAGAGCCTTCAACTGACCAAAGACATCTACAGCAATCTCACGCCCTGGCAGATCACCAAGATCGCGCGCCATGCCGACCGCCCCTATACGCTGGACTATGTGCGAGACATCTTCACGCATTTCCAGGAGTTGCATGGCGACCGTCATTTTTCTGATGATTTGAGCATCGTGGGTGGCCTGGCTCGTTTCAACGGTCAGCCCTGCATGGTGTTGGGCCATCAGAAGGGGCGCGACACAAAAGAGCGTGGCTTGCGCAATTTCGGCATGACCAAGCCCGAGGGCTACCGGAAAGCCTTGCGCCTGATGAAGCTGGCCGAAAAGTTCAAGCTGCCGGTGTTCACCTTTGTGGATACACCGGGTGCCTACCCGGGCATCGATGCGGAAGAGCGTGGACAGTCTGAAGCCATTGGGCGAAACATCTTCGAAATGGCACAACTGGAAGTGCCCATCATCTCTACCATCATTGGTGAAGGTGGTTCTGGCGGCGCCTTGGCCATCTCGGTGGCGGATCAGGTTTTGATGCTGCAGTATTCGGTTTACTCGGTGATCAGTCCGGAAGGCTGTGCATCCATTCTCTGGAAAACCAGCGACCGAGCCAGCGATGCGGCAGATGCCCTGGGCATCACGGCCCACCGTTTGAAAGCGCTGGGGCTGGTCGACAAAATCGTCAACGAGCCCGTCGGCGGCGCTCACCGTGATCATCAGCAAATGGCGGCTTTCCTCAAGCGGGCCCTGGCCGATGCGTGGCGCCAGCTGTCCGACCTCAAGGTTAAAGAGCTGGTGGACCGCCGCTATGCGCGCCTCAACAGTTACGGTCGATTCACCGACACCAAAGCCGACAGCAAATCGGACAAACGCTGAGGTGAGCGCCCCGGCCAACAACCCTTGTGACAGGGCGTTGGCCCAATGGAGCCAGCGGTGGCCGCTGGACCTGGTTGACGCCCGCGTTCGTGTTGGCGTGGCTTTCAGTGCGGGGGCCGATTCAACGGCGCTGCTCATGGCGGCGGCTTCGCGTTGGCCGGGCCGTGTGGTCGCGCTGCATGTGCATCATGGTTTGCAAGCAGCAGCCGATCATTTTGTGGCACAAGCGCAGTCCACCTGTGATGGCTTGGGCGTTGAGTTGAAGGTTGTGAGGATCAAGGCCGATCATTCGAAGGGTGAGAGTCCCGAAGATGCGGCCCGACGGGCGCGCTACCTGGCTCTGGCCGAGATGGCGCTTGAAGTCAAAGCCGGTTGCGTTTTGCTGGGGCAGCACGCGGATGATCAGGTCGAAACGTTTTTTATTGCGCTTGGACGCGGTGCGGGCTTGCCGGGTCTGTCGGCCATGGGAGCAGGGTTCACCCGCCATGGTGTGTTTTTCGGGAGGCCTTTTCTGGGCCTTTCGACCCAGACATTGCGCGACAGTGTGGCCAGCGTGGGGCAAGCCTTTGTTGAGGATCCGAGCAACACCGATCAGCGGTTCACGCGCAACCGTATTCGAGCCCGGCTGTTGCCTGCCTGGGCCGATACGTTCCCAGGGTTTCGTGAAGCAATCGCCCGCACCGCGCGCCATGCGGCACAGGCGCAGTCCTTGCTGGGTGACTTGGCAGACATTGATCTGGACGCCATAGGAAGGCCTCCTCGCATTGCCCAACTGCAAACCTTGCCACCTGAGCGCCAAAGCAATGCCTTGCGGCGCTGGCTGAAGAACACGGCACACGTGGTTGCCAGTGACGCCCAGATGCAGGAGTTGCTCAGCCAGATTGACGCTTGCCGCACGCGGGGTCATCACATCCACATCAAGGTAGCTCATGGCCACGTTGAGCGTGAGGGTGCACATTTGGCATTTCGGCCACCTCTATAATTCTAGGGTTTGCCCTGATGCAGCATGGCTGCTCCGGGCCGCTTTCAGCCGAGCTTTCGAGCCTCCTGGTTGAAAAGCCTTTTTTCATCAAACCGTTACTTCTTCAATGGCATTGATAGTTCACAAGTACGGCGGCACCTCCATGGGGTCGACCGAGCGCATCAGCAACGTGGCCAAGCGCGTGGCCAAGTGGCACCGTGCGGGTCACCAGATGGTGGTGGTGCCCAGCGCCATGAGCGGCGAAACCAA
This region of Hydrogenophaga crassostreae genomic DNA includes:
- a CDS encoding DNA-3-methyladenine glycosylase family protein, which encodes MASPAALPAFGADAPLYWADACRHLMKRDRVMKKLIPKHSGVSLQSRGDAFVTLARSIVGQQVSVKSAQLVWDRFVVLPKKMVPAQVLKLKVDDMRGAGLSARKVEYLVDLALNFANNQVHVDAWAEMEDEAIIAELIAIRGIGRWTAEMFLIFHLMRPNVLPLDDNGLQNGISRCYFSGEPVSRSEIREIAASWAPYSSVATWYIWRSLDPAPVAY
- the tilS gene encoding tRNA lysidine(34) synthetase TilS gives rise to the protein MSAPANNPCDRALAQWSQRWPLDLVDARVRVGVAFSAGADSTALLMAAASRWPGRVVALHVHHGLQAAADHFVAQAQSTCDGLGVELKVVRIKADHSKGESPEDAARRARYLALAEMALEVKAGCVLLGQHADDQVETFFIALGRGAGLPGLSAMGAGFTRHGVFFGRPFLGLSTQTLRDSVASVGQAFVEDPSNTDQRFTRNRIRARLLPAWADTFPGFREAIARTARHAAQAQSLLGDLADIDLDAIGRPPRIAQLQTLPPERQSNALRRWLKNTAHVVASDAQMQELLSQIDACRTRGHHIHIKVAHGHVEREGAHLAFRPPL
- a CDS encoding acetyl-CoA carboxylase carboxyltransferase subunit alpha encodes the protein MAKKNFLDFEQPIAELEGKIEELRYVQTESAVDISAEIEQLSGKSLQLTKDIYSNLTPWQITKIARHADRPYTLDYVRDIFTHFQELHGDRHFSDDLSIVGGLARFNGQPCMVLGHQKGRDTKERGLRNFGMTKPEGYRKALRLMKLAEKFKLPVFTFVDTPGAYPGIDAEERGQSEAIGRNIFEMAQLEVPIISTIIGEGGSGGALAISVADQVLMLQYSVYSVISPEGCASILWKTSDRASDAADALGITAHRLKALGLVDKIVNEPVGGAHRDHQQMAAFLKRALADAWRQLSDLKVKELVDRRYARLNSYGRFTDTKADSKSDKR
- a CDS encoding nuclear transport factor 2 family protein, with amino-acid sequence MFQPAQSLSALPENLRGGARTAVSNPLRLLALSVAIAAAMGTSMVMAQSDDYAEVNRLMRAGQMTDALTKVDTYLAGKPRDPQMRFLKGVIQSEGGKPSDAIATFSKLTEDFPELPEPYNNLAVLYAGQSQFDKARAALEMAIRTNPSYATAHENLGDVYAKLASQAYSKALQLDATNTAVAPKLSLIRNLFVADAKGARPTAAAPAAAPAPAPAPVAATKAPAPAPAAAATQPAGDATADVESAVTAWASAWSSRNMSSYLGAYAPNFTPNDGQSRKSWEAERKARIVPRSRIEVGISDMTVTINGDRATAQFRQDYASDTFNVTSRKTLDMVKSGGRWLIVREATGS
- the cysS gene encoding cysteine--tRNA ligase gives rise to the protein MTLRIFNTLSRRAEVFESLEPGHVRMYVCGMTIYDLCHIGHARMMMAFDVVQRWLKQSGYRVTYVRNITDIDDKIIQRAVARGISIKTLTDEMTAAMHQDIAALFIEPPSVEPRATEYVPQMLSLIEVLQQKGLAYQAGDGDMNFSVRKFPGYGKLSGKSLDDLRAGERVAVASEKEDPLDFVLWKAAKPSEPAEAQWESPFGKGRPGWHIECSAMCGALLGETFDIHGGGADLQFPHHENEIAQSEGANGKPLARFWVHNGFVRVDNEKMSKSLGNFFTIREVLEKYDAETVRFFIVRTHYRSPLNYSDAHLDDARGALKRLYTALASVPAAPIEAIDWQQPFASRFRTAMDEDFGTPEAVSVLFDLASEINRSGDALMAGLLRALGGTLGLLQSEPTSYLQGGQAASGPDETAIAAQIEARATAKRAKDFAEADRIRQNLLAQGVVLKDGLSGTTWERN